Proteins co-encoded in one Glandiceps talaboti chromosome 22, keGlaTala1.1, whole genome shotgun sequence genomic window:
- the LOC144452049 gene encoding uncharacterized protein LOC144452049, translating into MDTEYLKKHLGGCLTRALAEVAEKRPLDPIEYVAQWLYKYKDNEVYHEQKENEVKQLEFEREEAEREKVRQEQMREEAERIAKEEEEQRLEREAQQKAEDEATLKEKSNLPGAPSLAPVAEGDEPNTDESKKKEAEEGAETTEKTEGETEEGEGGEEKTEGAEGTEGEGEAAAEETKAEEGDQKEGEGEEGEAPQEGDAAAEEPAAEQPDNSEEAAS; encoded by the exons ATGGATACAGAATACCTTAAAAAACATCTTGGAGGCTGTCTTACCAGGGCTTTAGCTGAAGTAGCTGAGAAGAGACCTCTAGATCCAATAGAATATGTTGCACAATGGCTTTATAAATATAAAGATAACGAAGTATACCATGAACAG AAAGAAAATGAAGTTAAACAACTTGAATTTGAAAGGGAAGAAGCAGAAAGAGAAAAAGTAAGACAAGAACAAATGAGAGAAGAAGCAGAAAGGATAGCAaaggaagaagaagaacaaaGACTT GAAAGAGAGGCTCAACAGAAAGCGGAAGATGAAGCAACACTTAAAGAAAAATCGAATCTGCCAGGAGCACCAAGTTTAGCACCAGTAGCTGAGGGTGACGAACCTAATACTGACGAATCAAAGAAAAAG GAAGCTGAAGAAGGAGcagaaacaacagaaaaaacagAGGGGGAAACAGAAGAGGGTGAAGGTGGAGAAGAAAAAACAGAGGGGGCTGAGGGAACAGAGGGAGAGGGGGAAGCTGCAGCAGAGGAAACAAAAGCTGAGGAAGGGGATCAAAAAGAGGGAGAAGGGGAGGAAGGTGAGGCCCCACAGGAAGGTGATGCCGCTGCTGAAGAACCTGCAGCCGAACAACCAGATAATAGTGAGGAGGCTGCTAGCTAG
- the LOC144452277 gene encoding protein FAM241B-like, which translates to MVRILANGDIVQDDDPRVRQSSSRGNDASGRPRQGYVRHEEYNQQGQYGGGEGQMQQVSIFDVLNQKLVDGGFPRWNLGPYVVEPIASVGVLLAGLFFGLQGLFFAGLLFFVVKWSQQNRGQGQR; encoded by the exons ATGGTCCGAATTCTTGCCAATGGTGATATTGTTCAAGATGATGACCCAAGAGTACGCCAATCATCAAGTAGAGGAAATGATGCATCTGGTCGGCCACGACAG GGTTATGTCCGACATGAAGAATACAACCAACAAGGGCAATATGGTGGAGGTGAAGGTCAAATGCAGCAAGTTTCTATATTCGATGTTCTTAATCAAAAACTTGTTGATGGTGGTTTCCCGAGATGGAATCTTGGACCATATGTTGTTGAGCCGATAGCATCTGTAGGTGTTCTTCTCGCTGGTCTGTTCTTTGGTCTACAAGGACTTTTTTTCGCTGGACTGCTTTTCTTTGTTGTTAAATGGAGCCAACAAAAtcgaggtcaaggtcaaagataA